A portion of the Pseudomonas sp. PSE14 genome contains these proteins:
- a CDS encoding heavy metal translocating P-type ATPase, which translates to MSVHHHHGHAHHGHSHGHLTGGMLTRDEQRSAARQLSLAMIALGLLVLGLLWRWFAPQQEGVAQVLLGVASLLVAVPVLRSGWYSLRHPSLHGITDQLIALAMLGAWATGDLMTAALLPIIMIFGHVLEERSVIGSQEAIEALGRLTRSQARLIVDDGSVREVDNGELRPGDQVEVRAGDRVPADGRVLEGQASLDTAPITGESVPLEAGVGMDVYGGAINLDGLLRIEVTRTGDASTLGKVIALMQRAEQSKPPITRLLERYAGRYMVLVLLIAAVTWFITNDPQAMLAVLVAACPCALVLSAPATAIAGIAVAARHGILIRSSAFLEELADLTSLVIDKTGTLTYGALRLQAVRTESGETRGDIERLAASLGAASSHPVSRALASLAPHDAHHSLADIHERQGLGVVARTEQGEAALGRPELFARLGISTPAVPDHDGPIAGLSLGGRFLAWLLLADSVRPEATHAVADLRELGLGRQLLLTGDRQSVADALAREVGIDSVVAQALPEDKLARVNEEIRKGFRPLVVGDGINDSLALKAGVVGVAMGAGGADIALASADIVLIGSDLRRLGTCVRLSRQCRSTLQVNVLIGLGWTLAIVAAAAFGLLGAAGAMIAAILHNLSTLLVLGNAGRLLRFDEALGQPGARLVDVPA; encoded by the coding sequence ATGAGCGTTCACCACCATCACGGCCATGCGCACCACGGCCACTCCCATGGCCACCTTACCGGTGGAATGCTCACCCGCGACGAGCAGCGCAGCGCGGCGCGCCAACTCAGTCTGGCGATGATCGCCCTCGGCCTGCTGGTGCTGGGCCTGCTCTGGCGTTGGTTCGCCCCGCAACAGGAAGGCGTGGCGCAGGTGCTCCTGGGCGTCGCGTCCCTGCTGGTAGCGGTACCGGTGCTGCGCTCGGGCTGGTACAGCCTGCGTCATCCCAGCCTGCACGGCATCACCGACCAGCTCATCGCCCTGGCCATGCTGGGCGCCTGGGCCACCGGCGACCTGATGACCGCTGCGTTGCTGCCCATCATCATGATCTTCGGGCACGTGCTGGAAGAACGCAGCGTGATCGGCTCGCAGGAGGCTATCGAGGCGCTGGGACGTCTGACCCGCAGCCAGGCCCGGCTGATTGTCGACGATGGCAGCGTGCGTGAAGTCGACAACGGCGAGTTGCGGCCGGGCGACCAGGTGGAAGTCCGCGCGGGGGATCGAGTGCCTGCCGATGGCCGAGTGCTGGAAGGCCAGGCCAGCCTGGACACCGCACCGATCACCGGCGAGTCGGTGCCGCTGGAGGCAGGCGTCGGCATGGACGTCTATGGCGGCGCGATCAACCTCGACGGCCTGCTGCGCATCGAAGTGACCCGCACCGGCGATGCCTCCACCCTCGGCAAGGTCATCGCCCTGATGCAGCGCGCCGAACAGTCCAAGCCGCCCATCACGCGCCTGCTGGAACGCTATGCCGGGCGCTATATGGTGCTGGTGCTGCTGATCGCCGCCGTCACCTGGTTCATCACCAACGACCCGCAGGCCATGCTGGCCGTGCTGGTCGCCGCCTGTCCCTGTGCGCTGGTGCTGTCGGCGCCGGCCACCGCCATCGCCGGCATAGCCGTTGCGGCTCGCCACGGCATCCTGATTCGCAGCTCGGCGTTCCTCGAAGAACTGGCCGACCTGACCTCCCTGGTAATCGACAAGACCGGCACCCTGACCTACGGCGCGCTGCGTCTGCAGGCCGTGCGTACGGAGTCTGGCGAGACCCGGGGCGACATCGAGCGACTGGCCGCCAGTCTGGGCGCCGCCAGTAGCCACCCAGTGAGTCGCGCACTGGCGTCGCTAGCTCCCCACGATGCGCATCACTCGCTCGCCGACATCCACGAACGGCAAGGCTTGGGTGTAGTCGCCCGGACCGAACAGGGTGAAGCCGCCCTCGGCCGCCCGGAACTGTTCGCCCGTCTGGGGATTTCGACGCCGGCGGTGCCGGATCACGATGGCCCCATCGCCGGATTGTCGCTGGGTGGGCGTTTCCTTGCGTGGTTGCTGCTCGCCGACAGCGTTCGCCCGGAGGCCACCCACGCGGTGGCGGATCTGCGGGAGCTGGGCCTGGGCCGGCAACTGCTGCTTACCGGCGACCGCCAGAGCGTGGCCGATGCGCTGGCCCGTGAGGTCGGCATCGACAGCGTGGTTGCCCAGGCCCTGCCGGAAGACAAGCTGGCACGGGTCAACGAGGAAATCCGCAAGGGCTTCCGGCCGCTGGTCGTGGGCGACGGCATCAACGACTCGCTGGCACTCAAGGCCGGCGTGGTCGGGGTGGCGATGGGCGCCGGTGGCGCGGATATCGCCCTGGCTTCGGCGGATATCGTGCTGATCGGCAGCGATCTTCGTCGTCTGGGCACCTGCGTGCGCCTGAGCCGTCAGTGCCGCAGCACCCTGCAGGTCAACGTGCTGATCGGTCTGGGCTGGACCCTGGCCATCGTCGCGGCCGCCGCTTTTGGTCTGCTGGGCGCTGCCGGGGCAATGATCGCGGCGATCCTGCACAACCTCAGCACCCTCCTGGTATTGGGCAATGCCGGCCGCCTGCTGCGTTTCGACGAGGCCCTCGGACAGCCGGGCGCTCGTCTTGTCGACGTGCCGGCGTGA
- a CDS encoding Fic family protein: protein MSIYQPPLTLTPAMFSLVAELAERIGRLAAGQERSLTPQLRRGNRIRTIQASLAIENNTLSVEQVTALLEGRRVLGLPREIQEVRNAFRAYEQLPQWRADSVADLLAAHGCLLEGLIDEAGRFRQGGVGIYREQMLLHMPPPASRVPLLVEQLLGWLGRTDWHPLIASCVFHYEFEFIHPFSDGNGRMGRLWQTLLLGRWNPVLAYLPVETVIHARQASYYAALAESDRQAEATPFVLFMLQALLSAVDEVAVAGEADSRSDLVSDPVSDPVDGEIEPSVRRLLSLFQPGDVLKIGDMMGRLSLSHRTSFRNNYLNPALTAGWLEMTQPDSPRSPTQGYRLTARGRRLLAATGV from the coding sequence ATGTCGATCTACCAGCCCCCCCTGACGTTGACTCCGGCGATGTTCTCGTTGGTGGCGGAGCTTGCCGAGCGTATCGGGCGTCTGGCCGCTGGTCAGGAGCGCTCATTGACGCCGCAGCTTCGGCGCGGCAATCGAATCCGCACTATTCAGGCGTCCCTGGCGATTGAGAACAACACCCTGAGCGTCGAGCAGGTGACGGCGCTATTGGAAGGGCGGCGGGTTTTGGGGTTGCCCCGGGAAATCCAGGAAGTTCGCAATGCCTTCCGAGCCTATGAGCAGTTGCCTCAATGGCGGGCGGACTCGGTAGCTGACCTGCTGGCTGCCCATGGTTGTCTGCTGGAGGGTCTGATCGACGAGGCGGGGCGTTTTCGTCAGGGTGGGGTGGGGATCTACCGGGAACAGATGCTATTGCACATGCCTCCACCGGCTAGCCGGGTGCCTCTGCTGGTCGAGCAGTTGCTGGGCTGGCTGGGGCGGACGGATTGGCATCCGCTGATAGCAAGCTGTGTGTTCCATTACGAGTTTGAATTCATTCATCCGTTCAGCGACGGCAACGGGCGCATGGGGCGTTTGTGGCAGACATTGCTGCTTGGTCGCTGGAATCCCGTGCTCGCCTATCTTCCGGTGGAGACCGTGATCCATGCCCGGCAGGCCTCCTACTATGCGGCGCTTGCCGAGTCGGATCGTCAGGCGGAGGCCACGCCCTTTGTATTGTTCATGTTGCAGGCATTGTTGTCGGCGGTGGATGAGGTGGCCGTCGCTGGGGAAGCGGATTCGCGGAGTGACCTAGTAAGTGACCCAGTAAGTGACCCAGTAGACGGTGAGATCGAGCCGTCCGTTCGACGCTTGCTGTCACTGTTCCAACCGGGGGATGTGCTGAAGATCGGGGACATGATGGGACGCCTGTCGTTGTCACATCGCACGAGCTTCCGCAACAACTACCTGAACCCCGCACTGACGGCGGGCTGGCTGGAAATGACCCAGCCGGACTCTCCGCGCAGTCCAACCCAGGGGTATCGCCTTACCGCCCGCGGGCGACGGCTGCTCGCAGCAACCGGGGTCTAA
- a CDS encoding ABC-type transport auxiliary lipoprotein family protein encodes MTALPRLIGVAALLGMLSACSILPEAETPDFYLLPAAQQPARSNAAVNWSMRVSAPSASLALDNNRIAVIPQGNQISSYQGARWSNRAPGLLRDRLLDAFTANGSIHALSSDEASLQADLDLTGELRAFQSEYQGGKPVVHIRYEARLVRTLGQRIVASRSFEVRQAVDGKQVAEVVSAFGKASDQLAAQVVEWTLQQGQAQGIEQSAH; translated from the coding sequence ATGACCGCCCTTCCCCGACTGATTGGCGTCGCCGCCCTGCTCGGAATGCTCAGCGCCTGCTCGATCCTCCCGGAAGCGGAAACCCCGGACTTCTATCTGCTGCCGGCGGCCCAACAACCGGCGCGCAGCAACGCGGCGGTGAACTGGTCGATGCGGGTCAGCGCCCCCAGCGCAAGCCTCGCGCTGGATAACAACCGCATCGCCGTGATCCCACAGGGCAACCAGATCAGCAGTTACCAGGGCGCGCGCTGGAGCAACCGCGCACCCGGCCTGCTGCGCGACCGGCTGCTCGACGCCTTCACCGCCAACGGCAGTATCCACGCCCTGAGCAGCGACGAAGCCAGCCTGCAGGCCGACCTCGACCTCACCGGCGAACTGCGCGCCTTCCAGAGCGAATACCAGGGCGGCAAACCGGTCGTGCACATCCGCTACGAAGCGCGTCTGGTGCGCACCCTCGGCCAGCGCATCGTCGCCTCGCGCAGCTTCGAGGTCCGCCAGGCGGTGGACGGCAAACAGGTCGCGGAAGTGGTCAGCGCCTTCGGCAAGGCCAGCGACCAGCTCGCCGCGCAGGTGGTGGAGTGGACGTTGCAGCAGGGGCAGGCACAGGGCATCGAGCAGTCCGCCCACTGA
- a CDS encoding MlaD family protein: METRAHHVLIGLFTLIVSIGALLFALWLAQSSNDQKFKFYDVIFNEAVTGLSEGGTVQYSGIRVGDVVSLRLDPNDPRKVRARIRVYESTPIREDTRAKLALTGVTGQAIIQLSSAAQDSPPLVSQDGSIPVIKTIPSPLAKLLANGEDIATNVNTLLANASRLFSQENVDHISRTLDHMDQATSVIAEQRADIRQTIKEMAAASEQARITLANASALLERANQTLGSRGPAILDDTQKTLAALRASSERVEQLLNNNYDAVNGGMSGLGEIGPAVRELRATLEDLRGVTRRLQENPAGYLLGRERNKEFQP, translated from the coding sequence ATGGAAACCCGTGCCCATCACGTGCTGATCGGCCTTTTCACCCTGATCGTCTCGATCGGCGCGCTGCTGTTCGCGCTGTGGCTGGCGCAGTCGAGCAACGACCAGAAGTTCAAGTTCTACGACGTGATCTTCAACGAAGCGGTGACCGGCCTCTCAGAAGGCGGCACCGTGCAGTACAGCGGCATCCGCGTGGGCGACGTGGTGTCCCTGCGCCTGGACCCGAACGATCCGCGCAAGGTCCGTGCACGCATCCGCGTCTACGAAAGCACGCCGATCCGCGAAGACACCCGTGCCAAGCTGGCGCTCACCGGCGTCACCGGCCAGGCCATCATCCAGCTCTCCAGCGCCGCCCAGGACAGCCCGCCGCTGGTCAGCCAGGACGGCAGCATCCCGGTGATCAAGACCATCCCCTCGCCGCTGGCCAAGCTCCTGGCCAATGGCGAAGACATCGCCACCAACGTCAACACCCTGCTCGCCAACGCCAGCCGGCTGTTCTCCCAGGAGAACGTCGACCACATCAGCCGCACCCTCGACCACATGGACCAGGCCACCAGCGTGATCGCCGAGCAGCGCGCCGATATCCGCCAGACCATCAAGGAAATGGCCGCCGCCAGCGAGCAGGCGCGCATCACCCTGGCCAACGCCAGCGCACTGCTCGAACGCGCCAACCAGACCCTCGGCAGCCGGGGCCCGGCCATCCTCGACGACACCCAGAAGACCCTGGCCGCCCTGCGCGCCAGCAGCGAGCGGGTCGAGCAACTTCTCAACAACAACTACGACGCGGTGAACGGCGGCATGAGCGGACTGGGCGAAATAGGCCCGGCGGTGCGCGAGCTGCGCGCCACCCTCGAGGACCTGCGTGGCGTCACCCGTCGCCTGCAGGAGAACCCCGCCGGCTACCTCCTCGGCCGCGAACGCAACAAGGAGTTCCAGCCATGA
- a CDS encoding ATP-binding cassette domain-containing protein, whose translation MVRDLANRFDSHAVHEHLDLDVMKGEILGVVGGSGTGKSVLLRSIIGLRQPSEGSVHVFGQNLPALPPAQRSKLERRFGVLFQNGALFSSLTVSENICLPLIEHAGLSRNDAEFMAKVKISLAGLPPDAGAKYPAELSGGMVKRAALARALALDPDILFLDEPTAGLDPIGAAAFDQLILTLRDAFGLTVFLVTHDLDTLYTICDRVAVLSQKRVLVVGPLDQVAETNDAWVQDYFHGPRGRAALQATEHLREES comes from the coding sequence ATGGTCCGCGATCTGGCCAACCGCTTCGACAGCCACGCCGTGCACGAGCACCTGGACCTCGACGTGATGAAGGGCGAGATCCTCGGCGTGGTCGGCGGCTCCGGCACCGGCAAGTCCGTGCTGCTGCGCAGCATCATCGGCCTGCGCCAGCCCAGCGAAGGTAGCGTCCACGTATTCGGCCAGAACCTGCCGGCGCTGCCACCGGCACAGCGATCGAAGCTGGAGCGGCGCTTCGGCGTGCTGTTCCAGAACGGCGCGCTGTTTTCCTCGCTGACCGTCAGCGAGAACATCTGCCTGCCGCTGATCGAGCACGCCGGGCTGTCCCGCAACGATGCCGAATTCATGGCCAAGGTGAAGATTTCCCTCGCCGGCCTGCCGCCGGATGCCGGCGCCAAGTACCCCGCCGAGCTCTCCGGCGGCATGGTCAAGCGCGCCGCCCTGGCCCGCGCCCTGGCGCTGGACCCGGACATCCTGTTCCTCGACGAACCCACCGCCGGCCTCGACCCCATCGGCGCCGCGGCCTTCGACCAACTCATCCTGACCCTGCGCGACGCCTTCGGCCTCACCGTGTTCCTGGTCACCCACGACCTGGACACCCTCTACACCATCTGCGACCGCGTCGCCGTGCTCTCGCAAAAGCGCGTGCTGGTAGTGGGGCCGCTGGATCAGGTGGCCGAGACCAACGACGCCTGGGTACAGGACTACTTCCACGGCCCACGCGGCCGTGCCGCGCTGCAGGCCACCGAACACCTGCGGGAGGAAAGCTGA
- a CDS encoding MlaE family lipid ABC transporter permease subunit, translated as MTTTARPGQLQLDPHSSPPLMHVSGDWTLAHFSALESQVAGVRHGGQPAALDFSELGALDTAGAALLAEVIGGTRMDQLEQVTRNLPAERQALLRTVGSAITQCRLDERKPPPGNAVVDVLERIGIATLTFRGHVIGGLGFIGLTLQTLARTLLRPRRWRLTSLTAHMEQTGLDAVPIVALLTFMVGAVVAFLGATVLKKFGAAIYTVDLVGFAFLREFGVLLTAILLAGRTASAFTAQIGSMKANQEIDAIQALGMDPVELLVLPRVLALLLVLPMLTFLAMMSGIFGGGVVCALSLDISPRMFLYMLQNDIAVQHFLVGIVKAPVFAFIIAVIGCLEGFRVSGSAQSVGEHTTSAVVQSIFVVILLDAVFALFFMEMGW; from the coding sequence ATGACGACGACCGCACGGCCCGGCCAACTCCAGCTCGATCCCCACTCCAGCCCCCCACTGATGCACGTCAGCGGCGACTGGACTCTGGCGCATTTCAGCGCCCTGGAATCCCAGGTCGCCGGCGTGCGCCACGGCGGCCAGCCCGCCGCGCTGGATTTCAGCGAGCTGGGCGCGCTCGATACCGCCGGCGCGGCGCTGCTCGCCGAAGTCATCGGCGGCACGCGCATGGACCAGCTCGAACAGGTCACCCGCAACCTGCCCGCCGAGCGCCAGGCCCTGCTGCGTACCGTGGGCAGCGCCATCACCCAGTGCCGCCTGGACGAACGCAAGCCGCCGCCCGGCAACGCCGTCGTCGACGTACTCGAACGCATCGGCATCGCCACCCTGACCTTCCGCGGTCATGTGATCGGCGGGCTGGGCTTCATCGGCCTGACCCTGCAGACCCTGGCGCGCACCCTGCTGCGCCCGCGCCGCTGGCGCCTCACCTCGCTGACCGCACACATGGAGCAGACGGGCCTGGACGCCGTGCCCATCGTTGCCCTGCTCACCTTCATGGTCGGTGCGGTGGTGGCCTTCCTCGGCGCCACGGTGCTGAAGAAGTTCGGCGCGGCGATCTACACCGTCGACCTGGTCGGCTTCGCCTTCCTCCGCGAATTCGGCGTGCTGCTCACCGCCATCCTCCTGGCCGGCCGCACGGCCAGCGCCTTCACCGCGCAGATCGGTTCGATGAAGGCCAACCAGGAGATCGACGCCATCCAGGCCCTGGGCATGGACCCGGTGGAGCTGCTGGTGCTGCCACGGGTGCTCGCCCTGCTGCTGGTGCTGCCGATGCTGACCTTCCTGGCGATGATGTCCGGCATCTTCGGTGGCGGCGTGGTCTGCGCGCTGAGCCTGGACATCTCGCCACGCATGTTCCTCTACATGCTGCAGAACGACATCGCCGTGCAGCACTTCCTGGTGGGCATCGTCAAAGCGCCGGTGTTCGCCTTCATCATCGCCGTGATCGGTTGCCTGGAAGGCTTCCGCGTCAGCGGCAGCGCTCAGTCGGTGGGCGAGCACACCACCTCCGCCGTGGTCCAGTCGATCTTCGTGGTGATCCTGCTGGATGCGGTGTTCGCGCTGTTCTTCATGGAGATGGGCTGGTGA
- the btuB gene encoding TonB-dependent vitamin B12 receptor produces MALSGFSCLGQAADEAPLALDDQLVTATRTEQRAGQSLASVSVLDRVDIERAQAQSVPDLLRRLPGISLSSNGGPGKATNLYLRGSESDHVLVLIDGIKAGSVSSGGASLQDLPVELVERIEVVRGPRSSLYGSEAIGGVIQIFTRQAVEQGFKPWAYAGAGSQSTYEGSAGVSAGNGRGWFALGVSSLDTAGIDAKANGASGHEPDSDGYRNLSGSLRAGYRFDSGLELDGSLLQSDSHNDFDTVNSRRTQGFDAYNDGVQRVIGGRARFAPLEPWQVSLSAGRSEDKSDAYQDGAFYSRFDSRRDTASWQNDLELAPGHTLTLGYDWQQDELSSSTDYAVTSRDNRGTFAQYLGRLGRHDWQLSLRHDDNQQFGSRNTGNLAWGYALTDAVRAFASYGTAFKAPTFNELYYPGYGNPDLDAETSRSVELGVDGRHEWGHWAANLYRTVVDDLIAYDSALRAPENIDQARIRGIELQLGSQWRDWVWNANASLLDPESRASGSRGNDLPRRARQLFNLDLDRRFDALSLGASLHAEGRRYDDLGNRNRLGGFATLDLRGEYALSPEWRLQARLSNLFDADYQTTLGYEQPGRAVLFGVRYQAL; encoded by the coding sequence CTGGCGCTGAGCGGCTTCTCCTGTTTGGGCCAGGCGGCCGACGAAGCGCCGCTGGCGCTCGACGATCAACTGGTGACCGCCACGCGCACCGAGCAACGCGCCGGGCAGAGCCTCGCCTCGGTCAGCGTGCTGGACCGCGTGGACATCGAACGCGCCCAGGCGCAGTCGGTGCCGGATCTGCTGCGGCGCCTGCCGGGGATTTCCCTGAGCAGCAACGGCGGGCCCGGCAAGGCCACCAACCTCTATCTGCGCGGCAGCGAATCCGACCATGTGCTGGTGCTGATCGATGGCATCAAGGCCGGTTCGGTGTCCTCTGGCGGTGCATCGCTCCAGGACCTGCCGGTGGAACTGGTCGAACGCATCGAGGTGGTGCGCGGGCCGCGCTCCAGCCTGTATGGCTCCGAAGCCATCGGCGGGGTGATCCAGATATTCACCCGCCAGGCCGTGGAGCAGGGTTTCAAGCCTTGGGCCTACGCCGGCGCGGGCAGCCAGAGCACCTATGAAGGCAGTGCCGGGGTCTCGGCCGGCAACGGGCGCGGCTGGTTCGCCCTGGGCGTGTCCAGCCTGGATACCGCCGGCATCGACGCCAAGGCCAACGGCGCCAGCGGCCATGAGCCGGACAGTGACGGTTACCGCAACCTCTCAGGTTCGCTGCGTGCGGGCTACCGTTTCGACAGCGGCCTGGAACTGGACGGCAGCCTGCTGCAGAGCGATTCGCACAACGACTTCGACACCGTGAACAGCCGCCGCACCCAGGGCTTCGATGCCTACAACGATGGTGTGCAGCGGGTCATCGGCGGCCGCGCGCGCTTCGCTCCGCTGGAGCCATGGCAGGTGAGCCTGTCCGCTGGGCGCAGCGAGGACAAGTCCGATGCCTATCAGGACGGCGCCTTCTACTCGCGCTTCGACAGCCGTCGCGACACCGCGTCCTGGCAGAACGACCTGGAACTCGCGCCCGGCCATACCCTGACCCTGGGCTACGACTGGCAGCAGGACGAGCTGAGCAGCTCCACCGACTACGCGGTGACCTCCCGCGATAATCGCGGCACCTTCGCCCAGTACCTGGGCCGCTTGGGGCGCCATGACTGGCAGCTGAGCCTGCGCCACGACGACAACCAGCAGTTCGGTAGCCGCAACACCGGCAACCTCGCCTGGGGCTATGCGCTGACCGACGCCGTGCGCGCTTTCGCCAGCTACGGTACGGCCTTCAAGGCGCCGACCTTCAACGAGCTCTATTACCCCGGCTACGGCAACCCCGACCTGGACGCGGAAACCTCGCGCAGCGTGGAGCTCGGCGTGGACGGCCGCCACGAGTGGGGGCACTGGGCGGCGAACCTGTACCGCACGGTGGTCGACGACCTGATCGCCTACGACTCGGCATTGCGGGCACCGGAGAATATCGACCAGGCGCGCATCCGCGGCATCGAACTGCAACTGGGCAGCCAGTGGCGGGACTGGGTGTGGAACGCCAACGCCAGCCTGCTCGACCCGGAAAGCCGCGCCAGCGGCAGCCGTGGCAACGACCTGCCGCGCCGCGCCCGGCAACTGTTCAACCTGGACCTCGACCGGCGCTTCGACGCGCTGAGCCTGGGCGCCAGCCTGCACGCCGAGGGTCGCCGCTATGACGACCTGGGCAACCGCAATCGCCTGGGCGGCTTCGCCACCCTGGACCTGCGCGGCGAATATGCGTTGAGCCCGGAGTGGCGCCTGCAGGCGCGCCTGAGCAATCTGTTCGACGCCGACTACCAGACCACCCTGGGCTATGAGCAGCCCGGCCGCGCCGTACTCTTCGGCGTGCGCTACCAGGCCCTTTGA
- the cobO gene encoding cob(I)yrinic acid a,c-diamide adenosyltransferase — MSESPEKDERHRSRMQRKKTVVDEKIAQAQGERGVFLVHSGNGKGKSSSAFGMVARALGHGMKVGVVQFIKGAATTGEEAFFRRFPEEVSYHVMGEGFTWETQDRQRDIAKAREAWEVARQLLSDPQVGLVVLDEVNIALKHGYLELDTVLADIAARPPMQHVVATGRGVLPAMVEAADTVTEMGLVKHAFKAGIKAQKGVEF, encoded by the coding sequence ATGAGCGAATCCCCGGAAAAGGACGAACGCCACCGTTCGCGCATGCAGCGCAAGAAAACCGTGGTCGACGAGAAGATCGCCCAGGCCCAGGGCGAGCGCGGTGTGTTCCTGGTTCACAGCGGCAACGGCAAGGGCAAGAGCAGTTCGGCCTTCGGCATGGTCGCCCGCGCGCTGGGCCATGGCATGAAGGTGGGCGTGGTGCAGTTCATCAAGGGCGCGGCCACCACCGGCGAAGAGGCCTTCTTCCGGCGCTTCCCCGAGGAGGTCAGCTACCACGTGATGGGCGAGGGCTTCACCTGGGAGACCCAGGACCGCCAGCGCGATATCGCCAAGGCCCGCGAGGCCTGGGAGGTCGCCCGCCAGTTGCTGAGCGATCCGCAGGTCGGCCTGGTGGTGCTGGACGAGGTGAACATCGCCCTCAAGCACGGCTACCTGGAGCTGGATACCGTGCTCGCCGACATCGCGGCCCGCCCGCCGATGCAGCATGTGGTCGCCACCGGGCGCGGCGTGCTGCCGGCGATGGTCGAGGCGGCCGATACCGTGACCGAGATGGGCCTGGTGAAGCATGCCTTCAAAGCCGGGATCAAGGCGCAGAAAGGGGTGGAGTTCTGA
- a CDS encoding cobyrinate a,c-diamide synthase translates to MSDSRQCPALLIAAPASGQGKTTVTAALARLHTRLGRKVRVFKCGPDFLDPMVLARASGAPVYQLDLWMVGEAESRRLLWEAAEEADLILIEGVMGLFDGSPSAADLARRFGVPVMAVINGQSMAQTFGALAVGMATYQPDLPFSGVLANRIGSQRHRDLVRDSLPEWIRWYGALPRDTEVELPSRHLGLVQADELADLDARLDAAADALAASASTELPAPVSFAAPEPRVAQDRLEGVRIGVARDNAFAFLYQANLDLLRELGAELVFFSPLRDEALPEVDSLYLPGGYPELHLRALAENRAMAHAIRAHHAAGKPILAECGGMLYLFDALTDVAGERAELLGLLPGEARMQKRLAALALQAVTLPEGTLRGHTFHHSLLDSAEPPLARGVCPNDKPVVEAVFRRGRLTASYIHFYLPSNPDAAAALLRP, encoded by the coding sequence ATGTCCGACTCCCGTCAGTGCCCCGCACTCCTGATCGCCGCCCCCGCTTCCGGCCAGGGCAAGACCACCGTCACCGCCGCCCTGGCGCGCCTGCACACGCGCCTCGGGCGCAAGGTGCGGGTGTTCAAGTGCGGCCCGGACTTCCTCGACCCGATGGTCCTCGCCCGCGCCAGCGGCGCGCCGGTGTACCAGCTGGACCTGTGGATGGTCGGCGAGGCCGAGAGCCGCCGCCTGCTCTGGGAAGCCGCCGAGGAGGCCGACCTGATCCTGATCGAAGGCGTGATGGGGCTGTTCGACGGCTCACCCTCGGCCGCCGATCTCGCCCGTCGTTTCGGCGTACCGGTGATGGCGGTGATCAATGGGCAGTCCATGGCCCAGACCTTCGGCGCGCTGGCGGTCGGCATGGCCACTTACCAACCGGACCTGCCATTCTCCGGCGTGCTCGCCAACCGCATCGGCAGCCAGCGCCATCGCGACCTGGTGCGCGACAGCCTGCCGGAGTGGATTCGCTGGTACGGCGCGCTGCCGCGCGACACCGAGGTGGAGCTGCCCAGCCGCCACCTGGGGCTGGTGCAGGCCGATGAACTGGCCGACCTCGATGCCCGCCTGGACGCCGCCGCCGATGCCCTGGCTGCCAGCGCCAGTACCGAGCTGCCGGCGCCGGTGAGCTTCGCAGCGCCCGAGCCGCGCGTTGCCCAAGACCGCCTCGAGGGCGTGCGCATCGGCGTGGCGCGGGACAATGCCTTCGCCTTCCTCTACCAGGCCAACCTCGACCTGCTGCGTGAACTGGGTGCGGAACTGGTGTTCTTCTCGCCGCTGCGCGATGAGGCGTTGCCCGAGGTAGACAGCCTCTACCTACCCGGTGGTTACCCGGAACTGCACCTGCGGGCGCTGGCGGAAAATCGGGCCATGGCCCATGCGATCCGCGCGCACCACGCTGCCGGCAAGCCTATCCTGGCCGAGTGCGGGGGCATGCTCTATCTCTTCGACGCACTGACCGACGTGGCGGGCGAACGCGCCGAACTGCTCGGCCTGCTGCCTGGCGAGGCGCGCATGCAGAAGCGCCTGGCGGCCCTGGCGCTACAAGCCGTGACGCTGCCCGAAGGCACCCTGCGCGGCCACACCTTCCACCATTCGCTGCTGGACAGCGCGGAGCCGCCACTGGCCCGAGGCGTCTGTCCGAACGACAAACCGGTGGTCGAGGCGGTGTTCCGCCGTGGCCGGCTCACCGCCTCCTACATCCACTTCTACCTGCCGTCCAACCCGGACGCCGCAGCGGCGTTGCTCAGACCATGA